The following are encoded together in the Thermocladium sp. ECH_B genome:
- a CDS encoding xanthine dehydrogenase translates to MSVHYREGLRAVTGSTQYIDDMPVPRGTLYMAIVRSPYPHARIKSIDVSDVIRRGGYAYGPAELSKVIKNPFPVAVKAPLKYYPFAIDKARFVGEPVAVVLSSDQYKAVDLAEMVNVDYEPLEPIVTIDDAIQKKDVLIHESAGSNVVMHRVTKFGDVDAAFKDAPVIVRTETYYHRHLALPLETYGVIAHKRGDEIDITANSQGPMLQVYFISRALSLPTSKIHLSSPRDIGGSFGSKYQIYPYMVLAAAASMLSGKPVKWIESRTESFIASSAGSARKGYIEIAAERDGKIRGMRMKFYDDEGAYPRPPEPGALFRNHGNLNGPYDVKALEAEYYAVLTNKSPTGLNRAYGSPQFYFVLERGIEELAKELRLDPLEIRYRNLIRDFPVVLNGQRFYETPTGGLYPMQNYSAALELLAREYRRWINEKEKDKYIGIGLATFIEPSVTNLGYVDLAVDPKEREYPHSGAGDYITLTLDSSGVIHVFVNTSNEGLGHETSLSEVIAGELGIDPSMVSVESKIDTSHPWSISSGSYSSRFAPVILSAAMLASRQLKDKLGRLASIMLGTNNVRYEKGVFYDADNPSKKMDIRKIAAAAQWDPGSLPKDVDANLSITVYYQPPTVKAAAGDKINSSAMYAFQAHMAVVRIDPASRDVKLLKYIVIHDSGKMYKKEFVDGQIHGGVFQGIAAALYEELAYGNDGQPMVLTWSDYESPSLGDALWMSTMDVLHMETPLEIFPSKAAGVGEGPMMGSPVAIANAVANALGKPINKLPLHLDDLLDLCGDS, encoded by the coding sequence ATGAGCGTACATTATAGGGAGGGTCTTCGAGCGGTCACTGGCTCCACTCAATACATTGATGATATGCCGGTTCCCCGGGGCACGCTGTACATGGCTATAGTGAGGAGTCCATATCCTCATGCCAGGATAAAGTCAATTGATGTTAGCGATGTGATTAGACGTGGCGGTTACGCTTATGGCCCGGCTGAATTATCTAAGGTAATTAAAAATCCATTCCCGGTAGCCGTGAAGGCCCCGCTCAAATATTACCCATTCGCCATAGATAAGGCCAGATTCGTTGGGGAACCTGTTGCCGTGGTGTTATCCAGTGATCAATATAAGGCCGTTGATTTGGCTGAGATGGTTAATGTGGATTACGAGCCATTGGAACCCATAGTTACCATTGATGATGCCATTCAGAAAAAGGACGTTTTAATTCATGAGTCGGCCGGCTCTAATGTAGTTATGCATAGGGTAACCAAGTTTGGCGATGTTGATGCCGCGTTCAAGGATGCCCCCGTCATAGTGAGGACAGAGACGTATTATCATAGGCACCTCGCTCTTCCCCTGGAAACATATGGCGTGATAGCCCATAAGCGGGGTGATGAGATAGATATAACTGCTAACTCCCAGGGACCCATGTTGCAAGTATATTTTATTTCAAGAGCATTATCGTTGCCAACCTCAAAGATTCATTTATCATCGCCGCGAGACATAGGTGGAAGCTTTGGTTCTAAGTACCAGATTTATCCATATATGGTGCTTGCGGCCGCGGCATCTATGCTGAGCGGTAAGCCTGTTAAGTGGATAGAGAGCAGGACAGAGAGTTTCATAGCCAGCAGCGCCGGCTCCGCCAGGAAGGGATACATAGAGATAGCCGCGGAAAGGGATGGCAAGATAAGGGGCATGCGGATGAAATTCTATGATGATGAAGGCGCATATCCAAGGCCACCTGAGCCCGGAGCATTATTTAGAAACCATGGTAATCTTAATGGTCCATACGATGTCAAGGCATTAGAGGCGGAGTATTATGCGGTTCTAACAAATAAATCGCCCACGGGCTTGAATAGAGCCTATGGCTCGCCTCAGTTCTACTTCGTGTTGGAGAGGGGCATTGAGGAATTAGCCAAGGAATTAAGGTTGGACCCCCTTGAAATCAGGTATAGAAACTTGATAAGGGACTTCCCGGTCGTCCTAAATGGGCAGCGGTTCTATGAGACTCCAACCGGCGGTCTTTACCCAATGCAGAACTACTCAGCGGCACTAGAATTGCTGGCTAGGGAGTATAGAAGGTGGATTAATGAGAAGGAGAAGGACAAGTATATAGGCATAGGCCTAGCCACATTCATAGAGCCATCAGTAACTAATCTGGGATACGTTGATTTAGCAGTTGATCCAAAGGAAAGGGAGTATCCGCACTCCGGCGCTGGTGATTACATTACTTTAACGCTTGACTCGAGTGGCGTTATTCATGTCTTCGTCAATACATCAAACGAGGGATTAGGGCACGAAACCTCCCTCTCTGAGGTGATAGCAGGTGAGCTGGGCATTGATCCATCCATGGTTAGCGTGGAATCTAAAATAGATACATCACATCCCTGGAGCATATCTAGTGGCAGTTACTCTAGCCGTTTTGCTCCAGTTATCTTAAGCGCAGCGATGCTTGCTTCGCGACAGCTTAAGGATAAGCTGGGTAGATTAGCATCAATAATGCTGGGCACGAACAATGTGAGGTATGAGAAGGGTGTTTTCTATGATGCCGATAATCCAAGCAAGAAAATGGATATCCGCAAGATAGCGGCGGCGGCTCAATGGGACCCCGGCTCCCTTCCGAAGGATGTTGATGCGAACCTAAGCATAACTGTTTATTATCAGCCGCCTACAGTTAAGGCTGCGGCTGGGGATAAAATAAACTCATCAGCCATGTACGCATTCCAGGCACACATGGCCGTAGTGAGGATAGATCCAGCATCACGGGATGTAAAGTTATTGAAGTACATCGTAATCCATGATAGCGGCAAGATGTATAAGAAGGAATTTGTTGATGGGCAAATACATGGCGGCGTGTTCCAGGGAATAGCCGCTGCCCTCTATGAGGAACTAGCTTACGGAAATGATGGGCAGCCCATGGTGCTCACATGGAGTGATTACGAGTCGCCATCGCTTGGCGATGCGCTCTGGATGTCGACAATGGATGTGCTTCACATGGAGACTCCGCTAGAGATCTTCCCATCCAAGGCCGCCGGCGTTGGCGAGGGTCCCATGATGGGTAGTCCCGTCGCCATAGCTAACGCGGTCGCTAATGCATTGGGTAAGCCAATAAATAAATTGCCTTTACACCTGGATGATTTGCTGGATTTATGTGGTGATTCCTGA
- a CDS encoding histidine--tRNA ligase, which translates to MNDWLPPQYDGLIDLMNKFALTAESFGYRRIETPVVENFEVLKAKAGPDIINEIYYFRDKAGRELGLRFDMTVPVARVVSYRQDLPKPIRFYYVTKVWRYDEPQQGRYREFHQYGVELIGSPTIMSDAEVLSLSIISLRNAGAVNVLAKVSDRRVIDYLLDKKGVSIQARAGVLRALDKRGKIEQEDIIKLLINEGIPRETASELVNAAGIEVPISEAGPTLKELGMSSELINYYESLPQLLDSYEVSQGVRLNLGIVRGLDYYTGFVFELFMSDFNLSVGGGGRYDNLIGIYSGQNVPATGFAIGVERVFLAMSTTQPPHVIDYYVYVTDQSLLDIAIKISNKLSLRGFRVIMDLGDKSLRAALDYASRLGSLKFIILGKREAQRGAIKVRDMELWQEEEVPISKILEN; encoded by the coding sequence ATGAATGACTGGTTACCGCCCCAGTATGATGGATTGATTGATTTAATGAACAAATTCGCATTAACCGCAGAGAGCTTCGGTTATAGACGCATAGAGACTCCCGTTGTTGAGAATTTCGAGGTGCTGAAGGCAAAGGCCGGACCCGATATAATCAATGAAATATATTACTTTAGGGATAAGGCAGGCAGAGAGCTTGGACTTAGGTTTGATATGACTGTTCCAGTCGCTAGAGTCGTCTCTTATAGGCAGGATCTGCCTAAGCCCATTAGGTTTTATTACGTAACTAAGGTATGGCGATACGACGAGCCACAGCAGGGCCGGTATAGGGAGTTTCATCAATATGGAGTTGAATTAATAGGATCCCCAACAATTATGTCTGACGCCGAGGTTCTATCGCTCTCGATAATATCGCTAAGAAATGCCGGCGCAGTTAATGTACTAGCCAAGGTAAGCGATAGGCGTGTAATTGATTACTTGCTGGATAAGAAGGGAGTATCAATACAGGCCCGTGCCGGCGTTTTAAGGGCCTTGGATAAGCGAGGCAAGATAGAGCAGGAAGACATAATTAAGCTATTAATTAATGAGGGCATTCCAAGAGAAACGGCTTCCGAGCTAGTTAATGCTGCTGGGATAGAGGTTCCCATATCGGAGGCCGGCCCCACATTAAAGGAGCTCGGCATGAGCAGCGAGTTGATTAATTATTATGAATCCCTCCCGCAATTACTGGATAGTTACGAAGTGTCGCAAGGGGTTCGGCTTAACCTTGGCATAGTGAGGGGCCTTGATTATTACACAGGCTTTGTTTTCGAACTATTTATGAGTGACTTCAATTTATCAGTAGGCGGTGGGGGTCGGTATGATAATTTGATAGGCATTTATAGTGGACAGAATGTGCCGGCCACGGGCTTCGCCATAGGCGTCGAAAGAGTCTTTTTAGCCATGAGCACAACGCAGCCGCCTCATGTGATTGATTACTATGTTTACGTGACCGACCAATCATTGTTGGATATTGCCATAAAAATATCGAATAAATTGAGTCTCCGTGGTTTCAGGGTCATCATGGATTTAGGGGATAAAAGCCTAAGGGCTGCCTTAGATTACGCCTCCAGATTGGGTTCCCTTAAATTCATAATACTTGGTAAACGCGAGGCTCAACGTGGGGCTATTAAGGTGAGAGATATGGAGTTATGGCAAGAAGAGGAGGTTCCAATATCTAAGATCCTGGAGAACTAG